One window of the Bos indicus x Bos taurus breed Angus x Brahman F1 hybrid chromosome 8, Bos_hybrid_MaternalHap_v2.0, whole genome shotgun sequence genome contains the following:
- the NKX3-1 gene encoding homeobox protein Nkx-3.1, with translation MLRTPEPQLGNAGAAGCSPPAVPPTQTKPLTSFLIQDILRDGADRRGGHAGSPQPQPSRQQYPRRDPKPEPEGRRGCARAPEEQQSDQPRAGSEEAEKPVETEPETYLLDCENPPSALQSLPPATKQPQKRSRAAFSHTQVIELERKFSHQKYLSAPERAHLAKNLKLTETQVKIWFQNRRYKTKRKQLTSDLGNLEKHSSLPALKEEGFSQGSLISVHNTYPYYPYVYCLGGWNPAFW, from the exons ATGCTCCGGACTCCCGAGCCACAGTTGGGGAACGCGGGGGCCGCGGGCTGCAGCCCCCCGGCTGTGCCGCCCACCCAGACCAAGCCGCTCACCTCCTTCCTCATCCAGGACATCCTTCGGGACGGCGCTGACCGGCGCGGAGGTCACGCGGGCAGCCCACAGCCGCAGCCTTCGCGTCAGCAGTACCCGAGGCGAGACCCAAAGCCGGAGCCCGAGGGAAGAAGAGGCTGCGCCCGGGCGCCGGAGGAGCAGCAGAGCGACCAGCCCCGCGCCGGTAGCGAGGAGGCCGAGAAGCCGGTGGAGACCGAGCCAG AAACTTATCTGCTGGACTGTGAAAACCCTCCCAGCGCCTTACAGAGCCTACCCCCAGCCACCAAGCAGCCTCAGAAGCGCTCCCGGGCTGCCTTCTCTCACACTCAGGTCATTGAGTTGGAGAGGAAGTTCAGCCATCAGAAGTATCTGTCTGCCCCCGAAAGGGCTCACCTGGCCAAGAACCTCAAGCTCACGGAGACCCAAGTGAAAATATGGTTCCAGAACAGACGCTATAAGACCAAGCGGAAGCAGCTCACCTCGGACCTGGGCAACCTGGAGAAGCACTCTTCCTTGCCAGCTCTCAAAGAGGAGGGCTTCTCACAGGGCTCCCTCATCTCTGTGCACAATACCTACCCTTACTACCCCTACGTTTACTGCCTGGGTGGCTGGAATCCAGCTTTCTGGTAA